The following is a genomic window from Dermacentor variabilis isolate Ectoservices chromosome 11, ASM5094787v1, whole genome shotgun sequence.
CATTTCCTTGGCTAAAGCATACGATTTATGTTGACTGTGGCAACTGCTATATCGGTCGTCATCCTTATGCAGGTAACGGTAAGCTTAACAGTGGTTCCTAGAGGTAACTGCAGGAAGAAATGTTATTAATTTTATCGAATATTCTTCTGATAAGATTAGCCGGCAGCACGCATGGGACACTAtaggtacacgggtgcttttgcatttcgccgccatcgaaatgcggcctccattGCCGGGATTTcctcccgcgatctcgtgcttatcagcgcaacaccataaccgctaagcagCCATGGCGGGTGTCGGCTATTTCTGTTGACATGATAATAGTAACTAAAAGagataaaatgaaaaagaacagAAAGTAAAAGCGAAGAGAGataaagagagcaaacggggtttCAGTATGGTCCGAGGCACACTAGTTCATAAAGGTACAAAAGGGGAGTACAAGATTCCACCATATATTGCACTGAGTCCCAAAGAATAGAACAGGCGCACAATGCCGCGATGCGGTATATACACCTACCAATGAGCGAAATACATGGACAATACTAACATTAGCACACACCAACAACCTACGAAAGTGGGTTACCTCACACATGACGCGCACAGATGAAGATGATTCCCGCATGAGACCACCCACGCACGAAGATACAGGTGGTGAATGGGCTGCGCTTACAGCAGCCTATCCCTTTCTACCTGCAGTGCCAGAGAACATTGTCTCAAACTGCAGAgtacgttgcttttttttttaatgagaagcTTTTGTTTACTGAACGAAATGCGAAACCCGCGGCGCATATACAGGCAGCTTTCTTCTATTCCCGCGTTGGCGTGCAATGTATATTTTTACGCTCGTAAGCTTACAACAGTGGCCGCCTGTTTCATATTCGCGGTGGCCTTGCGATTATGACCTCAAAAGTTTACTGACGAAATAGCTGTAATTATTAGGCAAATCTAAAATGGTGCCTTCAATCCACCAAATCCAGCCTGCACGCACTCAACAGTCCCGTGATACCACATTTAAGTGATTGGTGACGATGAACAAGTACTACACAAACATCACCATTCCTTTATAGTTCTAGAAAACGTTATTAATAAGTGACATACTTATGCACCACACCTAACTGTGCGGAATGTTATCAGTACACACGTTGAAAGGACACGCCCTGGTGTAGAAATTGCCCGCACGCGTTTGAGCGGCTACATCTGCCTGTAGCCAACAACAAATTGATATTTCCATTGGAGACGACTTAGTGTACAATTTAGATTTATTGGTTTTTCCAAATATAACAGTGTAAACTAACACCATCGATGTTCATTTTCTCGACAGGAGAAGGCTGCACGTTGTGGCGTCGGGCGCAAAACGGCGTCGTTAAAGGCTCCGACCACTGTGACTTTATCTTCGACTTATTCTGTGGCTCATTTCCCAAGTTCCCCGTGTACGAGCTAACGTGTCCACGTGGGCGTGGCAAAGGCCCAGTGGAAACTCTCGAGGGGATCAGTGGCTGACGAATTCCTTTCGGCATCGTAGATTCAAGCTATGCGCATGAATCCTCAAATAAAGCAGAAAATTCTTTCCTATATTGCTGGCGTAGTAGTCATACCGCGTTGATTGCAACGTTTTTGCTACGCCACTACTGCTGTGTacataataatttatttattttttaaggaCACGTGGAACGACCTACACGCATCAATCCAGGAGCGACATTATCATGAGTCAACCTTCAGGGGAGAGCGACATACATTATTTAATGAGAGCTGGAGATGTATGCCTGGTCATACGCCTGGCACACCATTCTCTAGATGAGATTGATGAAGCATCAAATGGGGGGACCCACTCATACACTTACTACAGACTCACGCACAACGTGCATAGACAACGAAAAGAAGCACGCACAATAACGAGCATCCAAAGCGTCTTCTTCATGTGTCCCGGAGATAGGCTAAAAGCGCCTTCGTTGCGTGCGGAGCAGCAACAGCGCTGTGCCAAGGTGCAAAAATACCATAATGCAGTTCGAAAGAGCTCCACGTAAATTTAAAGCAGTAAAATATGACCGCTTTAGTGCCCGCAAGGCGCGTGCAGATGAACACAACGTGATGCAAGTCTTCGCATTGCGCACGCTGCGCAGTGGCGATCGCATCAACTGCAGTTTCCGTAAAACGTAATCTGTATAGTCGACGTTTGAATGAATGCGTTGTAGACATGTGCTATCAAGACTCAAAGGCCACTCGGCCTGTGAAAATCACATTTCGCATCTATATATTTCAAATAGGTGCGTACTTTTCATTTGTTTACGTATATAATAATATTAGTAATAACAAAAATATTAATACTATTACTAAAAACTTCAGctgaacccatctcacgatgaaagTCGACGTTatacgattagcattgaagcaatgcagcgaAACATCGTTCTGCCAAGGTCGAAACGTGTACGCAGCCGGCTTCCTCTCTCGCGCATCTTACCAacgcacgctgcgccatctggcgacGCCGCCGTGAAGTTTGCGCATGTGGTGTGCTCGATTCCACCGAGAATCAGAAAAATTTTAAGGTcatttttgtcattgtagagtggTACATACCCAAAGGCACATATTTCTTTATCCGAGTGAACGTCAAAGTGGTCTCAATGAATGGCGGTGCGCACCTAATTCCCTAAACCCAATGGCCTAAGTTGGCCTCAGAAAGATTCATTGAAGAACACCACAAACCAAGCGACACATGCTTAGCGCAGTATCCTCAGTGGCCCATGTCAATGTCAAATATAACTacacagtgccacatacccagcgACCCCAGGTTGGTCTGACGGCTAATTTTGAACCCTGTTTGCAGAATCGGcctgtgaacttctttcttccttctctttcaatcccctttcccccttcaACAGTGCAGGGTACTCTGCCGGGCTTAGTCtaattaacctccctgctttACCCTTATGAGTTCTCTCTCTCTTAGGGATGCACCAAATACTCCGTGGAGATGACGGCACTGCCACACTGATGCGATGTATAAGCACACGCATCAGCCTCGCCGGAAAATCGATGCTCCGCGAACGGTGTGGTCAGTGAACTAACCATCACCTAGCGTGGTAATCCTCCTGCTTGCTTCCGACACTTTATCAGACAAAAGCCAGTTCCCCTAGCTTATATTACATGCTGCGGCAGAACCCATATACATGCATTCAGGTTCAGGCGTCACTGAGATCCATTTGCCCCGAAGATACCACTTCGCCCGTGTCGACACGTagtatacaggttgtcccacataatttgagcgaaagttttaaatatgaaaggcattccggacgcgagttgaactgAATGCATagtgttggcactggcctagagttaatAAGGCTAGTTTTTATTTTCTCCTTAACTAACgaattagttatgtttaattattcaactttttaagtattgacTGCAAACgtcaagtgtgatacgcaaagttgtaaaACACCTTGAGAAGCCCCttaataaattgtttccaacacggtATATCTAACGTGGTCCTTTCTGCCGCGTTTAAAAAAAAccgcgaaatgtgaaaaacaccacgtgacgcggcgattgcgcactgttattgtgctgttctcaagcgtgcgatggatgaacaacgtcggctgcagcgagactggcccgcgacagggcgttatctctggtgtaggtatctgcgCATTTTgcttttatcgcatgacggcgcaaataCGCCTGCTTCATTTCGGCCGCAGAttggccaggcattgcactatctttgggatcagcTCACGTATGGTGAgtttttaacgcctgcttcactcccGCCGTGggccggcccggtattgcactatctttaggatcggctcacgtatgggtagtgtttaacgcctgctttacttccgccgcgggtcggccaggcattgcactatctttgggatcggctcatGTATAGTTAGTttttaacgcttgcttcacttccgccgtgggtcggcccggtattgcactatccttaggatcggctcacgtatggggagtgtttaacgccggCCTCCTTTACTTCCGCcacggatcggcccggcattgtactatatTTGGGCTCGGCTCACGTGTGGGGAGAGTTCAACGCCTGCTTCATTTCGGCCGCGGTTCGGCCAGGCATtacactatctttgggatcagcTCACGTATGGTGAgtttttaacgcctgcttcacttccgccttgggccggcccggtattgcactatatttaggatcggctcacgtatgggtagtgtttaacgcctgctttacttcCGCCGCGGTTcagccaggcattgcactatctttggtatcggcTCACGTATCGTGAGtttttaatgcctgcttcacttccgccatgggtcggcccggtatcgcactatctttaggatcggctcacgtaaggggagtgtttaacgtctgcttcacttcGGTCGCggttcggcctggcattgcactatctttggtatcggcTCACGTATCGTGAGtttttaatgcctgcttcacttccgccatgggtcggcccggtattgcactatctttaggatcggctcacgtaaggggagtgtttaacgtctgcttcacttcGGTCGCggttcggcctggcattgcactatctttaggATCGGCTCACGTGTGGGGAGtgtttaacgtctgcttcacttcggccgcggatcggcccggcattgcactaccttcgggatttttttttctaaacgcgAAAATGATAGtggagaaagtagcccttaacgcTGTGTTGTAAAAGCACGAAATAAGACAATTGTCGTAGTTTATTGCCTCAGAACCCTGTCAGCGTACATTTTTTGCTAATAATTATTAGCTGAGAACATAAACGTCACATTTACCATTCAAGTCTACCGCGCCCATAATACCAAGCCTATATGACGTCATTCTGACATCAGTGATTTGAATTTCTTTTTGACCAGTTGGGCGATCGTAGTACAAAATGTATCACGTCGAGTGTGTGCTTACTGCGCAATTATCGTAACGTAGTTAACGCAATTTTGTAGTCGTGAGCAAGAAATTAGAGGAGTGCAGATGCACAGAAAAGTATGCATATCACGAAGGTGTGGTGCCAAAGTGTGAAACATGTATCTCCCAACACGCGGTTGCTTATCGAGTCACTTTTGACTCTGCTAGTAGTGAGACCGATGGAATCAAATGGACGAGGGTAACTAGCAATCTGGTTGCGCCAACTGACCATTTAAGGCTTTTTTCAAAATTTGCGTATGTAGGTAGATAGCTAGGACACATAGGCCGTGCTGCACGTACGTGTGCCGCCTCAACAAAGGAGTCAGGGTGACTCCATAACGTATGTAGGCTTAGCTGTAATaaaccatgctggatggtgtTTATTCCATTTGACTAATTTCGTGTGTCCGTGCATGTTATTCCTTCTTGAGCATGTTCACAATGTTCAACGCAGGCACTAACAGCATAACAAGCCCACAGAGAAACTCTGACCGATTCACTATGCTGTGCAGAATTCAAAATTCTCTGAGGGGGAAAAGTCTGCATGCCTGAAAAAGTGAAAGCAGTTTGGTAAAATGCAGTATTAAATGGGTGCTTTGTTAAAACCGCAGTAATAAAGGCACCAGCATAAAATCCCAGTGAACTGTGCGCACGTCTCTATAACTGTAGCGATGCAATTGTCCTATATTTAGGTTTTCAATGCTGAACGCCCTAGCTCTTCTGCTTCGAGGCTTTGGTTATGCACAAGCGGAAGCGTGATGAGTCCGTTTCGGGTTGTGAAGATTTCGCTCGAttgctgtgacgtcatcgcgCAGCTGCTCCAGCTCGTTGTCAGATACCAGCTGTCCGACCGGAACAATACTCATATGAATTCCTACGAGAACAGTCCCCATAACTCATAATCTTGAAGTAAAAAGACCGGAAAACTAGCAAAACTTGTTCTTGGGCTCGTTCATGTACCTCCTGCAATAACCGTAGTGTCAGCACGACAGACACAAAAGAATGTGACTGTTAGAATGCTACAATCACGACTTGTTTGTCGCGTACGCTTGAAGCTTAGCACGGAGTGTCAAAGGAAGCATAGCTAAGGCCACCTTTCGGACGGCTCCTTAACTGCACCGAAGTTTTGAACATCCTGCTGCCTAATGAATGACGTGGTGGTCAGAGCGTGTCTGCTGTTGCATGTAGCTTTCATGTGGATTCACATTACGGCAAATTAGTTCTGTGGATGCCCACAATGTAAAGCAAGATTTGTGAAAGGGAGAAATTACTATCCACCAACCTTGTAGCACTAATCCGCGAATGAGAACGATGCGGACTTCTCTGAAAGAAAGCTTCGAATAGCTGAATAAAAATTTGCCCTGgtccggggatcgaacccgggaccaacgtaTTTCCGTGACGGTCACTATGCAATCCTGGTTAGCTCCACAAGCTGAACAGAAGACTAGCGGATGTAAGAGCCAGATATATTCAACGACAACTCAAAGCGAAGAggcactgaatatggcaaatcagttctgtaggTTTTCTTGGTACGGTGGCGCTGCAAGTGAGTTGATCgaaatttttctttgctttcgtaCCTTCACATGCCGGGATACTATCTTTGCTTTCTCCATGTGCTTCCAGTAGTTCCTTAGGTCGCATTGGAGTTATTTCAAAGCTTTCCAGGAGTACAGGAGGCGCAGGACAGGGAGTCCATATAAATGTTGGGCAGACCACGATATTTTCCAGCTGTGTTAGAGGCTTTCTTGCGAAAGAATTACCTTTTGGTATATCGATGCAGTTAATTATACTAATGCTGTTTTGTGTGAAGTACGCAAATAATCAGTGAGAACGGAGCAGTTTAGCACtttgtttgtgtttgtgctaAGTATTTGCTAAGTAAGTTGTTCTGGTGCGTTCGCCACAGGAACGTATATTCCACTCTATAAGGGAACACTTAATTTGCATTTTTCAGTTGGCTTTCAATTGGCTACAACATGATATGATATGGCTTTCAACATGATATGATATGAAGGCCTCTGTGTGATGCAGTAATTGAAAACCAAGCTTGCTGGTAGCTACGTACGAGAATATTTGCAGAGACGCTCGCGTTGTCTGAAAGCACAGGATAGGATAgtttaggataggataggatatcctTTTTTCGATGGCGCGTATCCACTTCGGGGGATTTgccaagatttggatggtatTAAGAATAAGTTGGTATTGCAAAATCAGGCAAAAAGTGTCATGTGGAAACGGATAAAAATAATGTATGAAGAACTTAAGAGAATCGTCTTTAAAcaactatgaattcctccacGGATGATCAGACATCCCTGGGTtagtttccaagagaggaggctccaaGATAATGGAAAAATTTAAACCAAGTTGCGTGAACGTTGGTTCTAAAATGTTTTTccttaagaaaagaaaaatggcggAAGAATAAGTAAAAATGCTCTATGGTCTCATCTATTGCACAGAATGGGCACTGAGAGGAGGgcgccagaccagccctgtgactaTAAAAGTTTGATAATGGTGTTCCACACCGTAACCGCGTAAACACTGCTTCGTGTCCCACCTTTTGTTATTTTCCCAAGAAGCCTACATATTGTTTTCTTATGCGCTGATATCAGCATAGTGCTTGGTATCAGCCGCCTTTCAAATTGGATCTTCCCTCAGTTGGCGGTTTGTCAGTTTGTGGCTGCTTATTGTCATCTTGGGACACCAGGTGTCACTGGTTGTAAAGAGAAATAAATtaaggaaataaataaagatgCCTCATGCTCAGTTTCTCTCCGATATTCTAACTTTTGCTTCGGTTCCAATCTTGATAAGGACGCTTCTAAAAGCGCCTGTTTCTTGGCAAATGCCCCGTTGTGGGCATGAGCCTTCCTTTGGCAACAACACAGGCTACATCTCCATAGGCTGTATAagccaagtactatgaacatgtcatagggaggactacccgtaaccttaaacggcAGAAATCTAATTGAATATGGAGTGATGTCAATGTCCTTTctaagcgtccgttggagaatgcCCCCCAAAAAATACAGCATCCCTACAGTCTATCaaacagtgatctatggtttcggcacgtggacatGTAGAgtcgacagtttgttgaccacggcaccGTTATCCGTTATtagttttaacagggagtgtttccgaatgtactttaaagaaaaatgtttttgctccaGAAGGCACACACATTTTTCAGACGGGCTTAAGTAGATCTTgataaggtcggcttaaataCGGTGCAGGATACATAGGATCTGGGAAAATAGTCCACCAGTGCCGCaaaaattgcttttcgactcgcagtgaacaTGTACTCCAGGGTGAATctctttcaagaaaagaaatgtgtcaacaacctgcTTGAGAAAGCaccaaggagcctgtgggacatctttggcatttgatgacactactatgttaggaacataatgaactaaacggagttgcaacatttcacgcaaaaacaaatggtcactgtctcgaaagaaacacaggcgagaaacaatttgcctgacgaagagCTGGACTAATCCTAGACTACCACGTTCAAGGGGGAagaacagattgtcgcgccgcgTCGATTCACAGctcgaactccaaataaatgttgcaaatacgcgatgcagtgcgtgaaggcgaagtcgtgagcagtgcagtacttgcagcac
Proteins encoded in this region:
- the LOC142564520 gene encoding uncharacterized protein LOC142564520, with amino-acid sequence MTRRDLPPRPRSAWRRKGRSCEAVPSASQDHCVGRAGLVLFPICVAGTYVFGSTPGYTVRNLHAFFAKNAPFPWLKHTIYVDCGNCYIGRHPYAGNGEGCTLWRRAQNGVVKGSDHCDFIFDLFCGSFPKFPVYELTCPRGRGKGPVETLEGISG